In a genomic window of Mesoplasma tabanidae:
- the rsmA gene encoding 16S rRNA (adenine(1518)-N(6)/adenine(1519)-N(6))-dimethyltransferase RsmA: MKIEAKKKFGQNFISDQNLINKIVSILGDDKDQLIIEIGPGTGALTKLLAQKYNKVVAIEIDTDMEVILKREIPNKNFELFLSDVLLVDFEKLINEKKQHENQKVSIISNMPYYITSEILFRTLNVSDKLTKAVFMMQKEVAVRVCSYKGENNYNNLSVACEFYADKKYEFTVPKHKFYPLPKVDSAIISLSFNNKYTNQIENKEKFLVFLRKIFNNRRKTILNNLSNVTNDKAKANEILDNVGIDKSLRPEVIGLEDFIKIFLELF; this comes from the coding sequence ATGAAAATTGAAGCAAAGAAAAAATTCGGACAAAACTTTATTAGTGATCAAAACTTAATTAACAAGATAGTTTCAATATTGGGAGATGATAAAGACCAATTAATTATTGAAATTGGACCTGGGACTGGTGCTTTAACTAAATTGCTTGCTCAAAAATATAATAAAGTTGTAGCAATAGAAATAGACACAGACATGGAAGTAATTTTAAAAAGAGAAATTCCGAATAAAAACTTTGAGTTATTTCTTTCAGATGTTTTATTAGTTGATTTTGAGAAATTGATTAATGAAAAAAAACAACATGAAAATCAAAAAGTTTCAATAATTTCAAATATGCCTTATTATATAACAAGTGAAATTCTTTTTAGAACATTAAATGTAAGTGATAAATTGACAAAAGCTGTATTTATGATGCAAAAAGAAGTTGCAGTAAGAGTTTGTTCATATAAAGGTGAAAATAATTATAATAATCTTTCAGTTGCTTGTGAATTTTATGCAGACAAAAAATATGAATTTACAGTACCAAAACATAAGTTTTATCCACTGCCTAAAGTAGATTCAGCTATCATTTCGTTATCATTTAATAATAAATATACAAATCAAATAGAAAATAAAGAAAAATTTTTAGTGTTTTTAAGAAAAATCTTTAATAATAGAAGAAAAACTATTTTAAATAATTTATCGAATGTAACAAATGACAAAGCAAAAGCCAATGAAATTCTTGATAATGTTGGCATTGATAAATCATTAAGACCAGAAGTTATTGGTTTAGAAGATTTTATTAAAATATTCTTAGAATTATTTTAG
- a CDS encoding rod shape-determining protein encodes MSNKKIGIVFGEEFTRIISSEKGKIYDDFSLVCWNILTTEIVLYGRDVKNTIGRLDDPLKVVNILDKFVIQDLEIFKHYVAILVERFKDEYDGANIVISCPNSDNDFIQEFFQKLFNENTNFTSLTFAPRIILSALGANADIIDEYGVLILDINQAYAKVALIVEGKIVNEKETIYAEKYLDDSLNQFIKEEYSISVDNDMIEKIKWSLGTIIKLRDELELSIVGKDIITNERRTVVCVSEEFKKIFIKSFTNYKSLITSVLENSSVLVRSGVVKNGLYVTGELSGISGVKDFFEDFFNFPVTISKKRGYSDIEGTLKFLNLKK; translated from the coding sequence ATGAGTAATAAAAAAATAGGAATTGTTTTTGGTGAAGAATTTACAAGAATAATTTCATCTGAAAAGGGTAAAATATATGACGACTTTAGTTTAGTTTGTTGAAACATTTTAACAACTGAAATTGTTTTATACGGTCGTGATGTTAAAAATACAATTGGTAGATTAGATGATCCTTTAAAAGTTGTTAATATTCTTGATAAATTTGTAATTCAAGATTTAGAAATTTTTAAACATTATGTTGCTATTCTTGTTGAAAGATTTAAAGATGAATATGATGGAGCTAATATTGTTATCTCATGTCCAAATTCTGACAATGATTTTATTCAAGAATTTTTTCAAAAATTATTCAATGAAAATACAAACTTCACTTCATTAACTTTTGCTCCAAGAATTATACTTTCTGCTTTGGGAGCTAACGCAGATATTATAGACGAATATGGTGTACTAATTTTAGATATCAATCAGGCATATGCTAAAGTAGCTTTAATTGTGGAAGGTAAAATTGTTAATGAAAAGGAAACAATTTATGCTGAAAAATACTTAGATGATTCTTTAAATCAATTTATTAAAGAAGAATATTCTATTTCAGTTGATAATGATATGATTGAAAAAATTAAGTGATCTTTAGGAACAATTATTAAGTTAAGAGATGAACTAGAATTAAGTATCGTTGGGAAAGACATCATCACTAATGAAAGAAGAACTGTAGTTTGTGTAAGTGAAGAATTTAAAAAGATTTTTATTAAATCTTTTACAAACTATAAATCACTGATAACTTCTGTTTTAGAGAATTCTTCTGTTTTAGTTAGAAGTGGTGTTGTTAAAAACGGATTATACGTAACCGGAGAATTATCTGGCATAAGTGGGGTTAAAGACTTTTTTGAAGATTTCTTTAACTTTCCTGTAACTATTTCTAAAAAACGTGGTTATTCAGATATTGAGGGAACTTTGAAGTTTTTAAACTTGAAAAAATAA
- a CDS encoding DNA polymerase III subunit beta, whose product MRLSINKSVLLNELTKASKLIEVKNVNPALQGVYMEVSFDKLVIISSNTSTSFKADLNNENSDLIIEQPGRILVKPKFIIELLRKLDSEFVTLSTFAENELEIITDKSNLKVSILNVEEFPLIGFVENGLELSIDSQEFKTTLSQTISSINEYNQKVVLAGMNLKIKDNKLSFVTTDLFRVSLKEIILAENANEEVDIIIPYKTLIELRNLLENVKEFKIIIHDTNATFKLDNDLLQSTLIDGRYPNVHSAFPTTHEIKLELKAKTFLKVLSRFELTNDQNITSVVNLEIGQNDIILKTTIAETAKYEEKFTEYKYEGTITLNINFNTKYLIEAIRTFDDQLIHLTFNSQNKPVLITGAQKRDLKQVVLPTYA is encoded by the coding sequence ATGAGATTAAGTATAAATAAATCAGTTCTTTTAAATGAACTAACAAAAGCTAGTAAATTGATTGAAGTTAAAAATGTAAACCCTGCTTTACAAGGCGTTTATATGGAAGTTAGTTTTGATAAACTTGTTATCATTTCATCAAATACTTCTACTTCTTTTAAAGCTGACTTAAATAATGAAAATTCAGATCTTATTATTGAACAACCAGGTCGTATTTTAGTTAAACCAAAGTTTATTATTGAATTACTAAGAAAATTAGATAGTGAATTTGTAACTCTTTCTACTTTTGCAGAAAATGAATTAGAAATAATAACAGATAAATCAAATCTTAAAGTTTCTATACTAAATGTTGAAGAATTCCCATTAATCGGTTTTGTTGAAAATGGTTTAGAGCTTTCAATAGACTCTCAAGAATTTAAAACTACACTGTCACAAACAATTAGTTCAATCAATGAATATAATCAGAAAGTTGTTTTAGCAGGTATGAATCTTAAAATAAAAGATAATAAGTTATCATTTGTTACAACTGATTTATTTAGAGTTAGTTTAAAAGAAATTATTCTTGCAGAAAATGCAAATGAAGAAGTAGATATTATAATTCCGTATAAAACATTAATTGAATTAAGAAATTTATTAGAAAATGTAAAAGAATTCAAAATAATTATTCATGATACTAATGCCACATTTAAATTAGATAATGATTTATTGCAATCAACATTAATTGATGGAAGATATCCTAATGTTCATTCAGCATTTCCTACAACACATGAAATTAAACTTGAGCTAAAAGCTAAGACATTTTTAAAAGTGTTAAGTAGATTTGAATTAACAAATGATCAAAACATTACATCTGTTGTAAATTTAGAAATTGGACAAAATGATATTATTTTAAAAACAACTATTGCAGAAACAGCAAAGTACGAAGAAAAATTTACTGAATACAAATATGAAGGAACAATAACTTTAAATATAAATTTTAACACTAAATATTTAATAGAAGCTATAAGAACTTTTGATGATCAGTTAATACATTTAACATTTAATTCACAAAATAAACCTGTACTAATAACAGGTGCTCAAAAACGTGATTTAAAACAAGTTGTTTTACCAACATATGCATAA
- the rnmV gene encoding ribonuclease M5 codes for MVNEIIIVEGKSDSQKLKQIYGQNLITIETNGLGFDDKKLNLIKELSKKNKIIIFTDPDGPGKKIRETLIEFLDVDVFNAFILKQDINKESKKIGIAEANEEAIKKALNNLITYNKNNNSISWNNYVQNDFYVKENRNKITKHFGLNNEMSSKSLFKWLNWMNLNVEEIENIVGE; via the coding sequence ATGGTAAATGAAATAATTATTGTTGAAGGTAAATCAGATTCACAAAAATTAAAGCAAATATATGGGCAAAATTTAATAACAATTGAAACAAATGGATTAGGATTTGATGACAAGAAATTAAATTTAATAAAAGAATTAAGCAAAAAAAATAAAATAATTATATTTACAGATCCTGATGGACCAGGCAAAAAAATAAGAGAAACATTAATTGAGTTTTTAGATGTTGATGTTTTTAATGCTTTTATTTTAAAACAAGATATTAATAAAGAATCCAAAAAAATAGGAATTGCTGAAGCTAATGAAGAAGCTATAAAAAAAGCGCTTAATAATTTAATAACATATAATAAAAATAACAACTCAATTTCATGAAATAATTATGTTCAAAATGATTTTTATGTAAAAGAAAATAGAAACAAAATAACAAAACATTTTGGTTTGAATAATGAAATGAGTTCAAAAAGTTTATTCAAATGGTTAAACTGAATGAATTTAAATGTTGAAGAAATAGAAAATATAGTAGGTGAATAA
- the dnaA gene encoding chromosomal replication initiator protein DnaA, with the protein METKKIWDQLVFKLTKEKLIDQDIIEEYVATSELHKLSDKEFVVLVRSNLGVTILNEFKDVFIYEFKKILNDYVSVEFSTKEVFDKNHKKEEKKENNSLTLPAGALTFDNFIVGSSNKQANLAAKSVIANPGSSFNPLFIYGDSGLGKTHLLQAIKNQASLNDKKVLYLTSEEFTKKVVNALNKGDLSEIEELKMEINSNEFFILDDVQFLSKKDKTNEFFFNIINNFTDNGKQLVFSSDKTPELLNGFDKRMITRFNSGLSTPINSLDIPTAKLIIEWEIKKQGLKQKVKEDAVVYLAQNFSDDVRKIKGLVNRLLFFGIQNDLGHVIDLEDVIDLFKDTPSANLGLLNVKKIKEVVAKKYDVTLKAIDGKARTTAIKNARHLSMYFAKIILNHTSTQIGAEFGGRDHSTVLSAISRIEKLIYKEKEFKKIVESLKNEIIGK; encoded by the coding sequence ATGGAAACAAAAAAAATATGAGACCAATTAGTTTTTAAACTGACGAAAGAAAAATTAATAGATCAAGACATTATCGAAGAATATGTAGCTACTTCTGAACTACATAAATTATCTGATAAGGAATTTGTTGTACTTGTTAGATCAAATCTTGGTGTTACTATTTTAAATGAGTTTAAAGATGTTTTCATTTATGAATTTAAGAAAATTTTAAATGATTATGTTTCAGTTGAATTTTCAACAAAAGAGGTTTTTGATAAGAATCATAAAAAAGAAGAAAAAAAAGAGAATAATTCGCTTACTTTACCTGCTGGTGCCTTAACATTTGACAATTTTATTGTTGGTTCAAGTAATAAGCAAGCTAATTTAGCTGCCAAAAGCGTTATAGCAAATCCTGGATCTTCGTTTAATCCCTTATTTATTTATGGTGACTCTGGTTTAGGAAAAACACATCTTTTGCAAGCTATAAAAAATCAAGCAAGTTTAAATGATAAAAAGGTCTTGTACTTAACTTCTGAAGAATTTACAAAAAAAGTTGTAAATGCTTTAAATAAAGGTGATCTAAGCGAAATTGAAGAGTTAAAAATGGAAATAAATTCAAACGAATTCTTTATTTTAGATGACGTTCAATTTTTAAGTAAAAAAGATAAAACTAATGAGTTTTTCTTTAACATAATAAATAATTTTACTGACAACGGAAAACAATTAGTATTTTCAAGTGACAAAACACCTGAATTATTAAACGGTTTTGACAAAAGAATGATAACTAGATTTAATTCTGGTCTTTCAACACCTATTAATTCACTTGATATACCTACAGCTAAATTGATAATTGAATGAGAAATAAAAAAACAAGGTTTAAAGCAGAAAGTTAAAGAAGATGCTGTTGTTTATTTAGCGCAAAATTTTAGTGATGATGTAAGAAAAATAAAAGGTTTAGTTAATCGATTATTATTTTTTGGAATTCAGAATGATTTAGGTCATGTTATTGATTTAGAAGATGTTATTGATTTATTTAAGGACACACCTTCTGCAAATTTAGGTTTACTAAATGTTAAGAAAATTAAGGAAGTTGTTGCTAAAAAATATGATGTTACATTAAAAGCAATAGATGGAAAAGCTAGAACTACAGCCATTAAAAATGCACGACATCTTTCAATGTACTTTGCAAAAATTATTTTGAATCATACATCAACTCAAATTGGGGCAGAATTTGGTGGAAGAGATCATAGTACTGTTTTAAGTGCTATTTCACGTATTGAAAAGCTTATTTATAAGGAAAAAGAATTCAAAAAAATAGTTGAAAGTTTAAAAAATGAAATAATTGGAAAATAG